The following coding sequences lie in one Musa acuminata AAA Group cultivar baxijiao chromosome BXJ3-1, Cavendish_Baxijiao_AAA, whole genome shotgun sequence genomic window:
- the LOC104000348 gene encoding large ribosomal subunit protein eL33w-like: protein MVKGRQGERVRLYVRGTILGYKRSKSNQYENTSLVQIEGVNTKEEVAWYCGKRMAYIYKAKTKTKGTRYRCIWGKVARPHGNSGIIRAKFKSNLPPKSMGGTVRVFMYPSNI, encoded by the exons ATGGTGAAGGGGCGGCAAGGCGAGCGCGTCAG GCTGTACGTCCGCGGGACGATCCTCGGATACAAGAG GTCGAAGTCGAACCAGTACGAGAACACATCGCTGGTCCAGATCGAGGGGGTGAACACCAAGGAGGAAGTCGCTTGGTACTGCGGCAAGAGGATGGCGTACATCTACAAGGCGAAGACGAAGACCAAGGGGACGCGGTACCGGTGCATCTGGGGTAAGGTCGCACGCCCGCACGGCAACAGTGGCATCATCCGCGCCAAGTTTAAATCCAATCTGCCGCCTAAATCCATG GGTGGAACGGTCAGGGTTTTCATGTACCCCAGCAACATTTGA